The Salvia miltiorrhiza cultivar Shanhuang (shh) chromosome 2, IMPLAD_Smil_shh, whole genome shotgun sequence DNA window ACAGATAAACTTGTTTATGAATTTTTCTCaatatgatatgatatgatatgaaTATGATATCCAATTTTATGAATAACACCTAAACCGTTGCAGGTGATTTTGTTTCCTTGATGTTATTTTACATTATACTCAGTTGAAATCCAGTGCAGTTTGCTCTTCttctttatatgattttttaaattattcattaacataaaaaaataatctgattcattattttattaCAAAAGTAGTTGTCCATGAAATAACGCCTTTAATCGAAATGTATATGTCTATCCCTTGCAAATGGTGTCACTATTAATTGAactatttaattcaattaattgccTCGACCTTAAAACTTATAATATACGCCACTGTCACactaaacattttttttaatatttcatgGAAATACATACGTAATTCCATACAATAAAGTTATGAATAGcgacaaatttatttaattaaataagtataaGATAAGGCATGATTTGGGGCGTATTCTCTTCTGGATTCAACTCTCcttttattttcaatatatatgatAATGATCACTCACGCatactataaaaatatttcctaACTtccaaaaatcaaatatatagaaaaattggaaaataatctcattttttaaaatgatttgatgacaCAGCCTTGTGTTATCAAGACATCATCATATATTTGTATAATTGATTTTGACACGTCAGAAAACATTACAATTCAATTTGTTTGTTATAGTGAAAggacaaataattttaaaaacgGATTAAAAATCAACGCGTCagcaaaattaaataaatttaaaatttcaacaattatcatGATTCATGTAGATATTTAAGTCAGCGAGCCAAAAAAAAGAAGTAGAATTATGtcaaatttcaataattttACCGCTATTATTATCCCTTTTTAAAGTAATGTTTTTCCACTGATTTTCATGgaatcttttatttattcaaatcaAGTGTAAAATacaatcattttatttatatttataaagaaGTCTCAACTTCACTCTCACAAAGCAACAGAAATTCATAGCGTCAGCTGCGAGCAGTGAACAGTAGCTTCTCCATTTTGTTGATCAATGGCTCTTCCGCAAGGCAAATGGGTCAAGGTTTGTGCCCTTAATTCTTTTCCGTTTAGTTTTTCCTTTCTTGATTTACAAGTTTTAGAGGCATTGCGTTTTTGAGGTTTAATGATTTTGAGATTTTTTCTAAAACCTTTGCATGTGTTGTGATATGTgatttagttcctttttggccTTTAATAGGGTTTCTAGTTTCTGGGTGGATTATGGCTTCGGATTCTTTGGTAAATCTTCAAGAAATtgcataggttttaatttgttGTTAGGTTTTGAGAGGTCATGgaattttatatgtatttatgaCTCTGAATACAGCCTCCATTCCCCTAGGGTAAAGATTGGTATGCCAAGAAATGTGGGTAAATTTACTCTTTCAGCCCTCAACAATTGCATAGAAAATGGGGCAACAATTGTTTGGATTGCTTGGGGTTGTTTGGTTTCATTTGTATAAATTGTATTGGTGTCatttgtatttgtttttgtGGAAAAAGTGTGTTTGGagtaataatttgaaatttggaAGAATGTTTAGATGATTGCAAATTTTCATATTATATGGTAGGACTCACTATAATCATGATAATTAACAGCTAAAATTGGATAAAGCCAAGTAGCAAACATATTTTGAGTGTTTAGCATAGTATCTAATTTAAAGGAGGTATCAATTTATGGGATCTGCTGTTACAGTGAGTATTAACAACTGCACAAGTTGATGAGAAATTGGTTCATTACAAGTACTTGTTCAGTTctcgtttttgtttttctttgttcttagacgaatactctttttcctcccTCAGTGTTTCCTAgggaggttttaatgaggctcggtccATGAGTGATTGAGCTGTGATCTCCTAGGTTTTTCTTTTAAGCTTTCTTTGACCATATTTCACAAGTGAATTCATCATTTGCAGCTGGAGCAAAAGGGTGTAGGGCCTGGTGCAAGAAGCTCCCACGCCGTTGCTGTTGTTGGACAGAAGGTGTATGCATTCGGTGGAGAGTTCTCGCCACGAGTCCCTGTGGACAACCACCTCTACGTGTTTGATCTCAGTGATCGGACATGGAGGGTGGCCGATGCCAAGGGCGACATCCCTCCTCCCCGTGTTGGTGTGACGATGGCGTCCATTGCCGAGACCATCTACGTCTTCGGAGGCAGGGATGCCACGCACAAGGAACTAAACGAGTTCTACTCTTTTGACACGGCCACGGACACGTGGACCCTCCTCTCCTCTGGGCCCCCTCACCGGAGCTACCACTCGATGACTGCTGATGGGAGGCGTGTGTACGTCTTCGGAGGGTGCGGCAATGCGGGGAGGCTGAATGATCTGTGGGCCTACGATGTTGTGGATAGGAAGTGGATTGGGTTCCCTCCGCCCGGGGAGAGTTGCAAGCCGAGGGGCGGGCCGGGGCTAGCTGCGGTTCAGGGGAAGATTTGGGTCGTGTATGGCTTCTCCGGCGAAGAGCTCGACGATGTTCACTGCTTCAATCCGAAAGCAGGGAGATGGAGTTGCGTGGAGACGTCAGGCGAGAAACCGACTCCTCGGAGCATGTTTTCCAGTGTAAGTATAGGTAAGTATATCTTCCTCCATGGAGGAGAGATTGATCCAAGTGATTTAGGTCATCTTGGAGCAGGTAAATTCTCCAAGGAGGTGTATGCTTTGGACACTGAGACAAAAGTGTGGAAACGTTGGGATGACGGGCCGGGTTCGGATTCAGAGAGCCGTCCCGGGGAACGGGGATGGTGTGCATTTTCCGGCGGCCGGTATGATGGGCAACCGGGGTTGCTGGTGTACGGCGGCAATTCACCGAGCAATGACAGGCTCGACGACATCTTCTTCTTCACCCCTAGCCTCTGATGATGAACATGGCTCTTGTAATTAGTTTTCTGAATTTCACTGTGTGTGGTGTGTGAAATATTTTGGTAGGGCTAGCTGATGACTGGTTGATGGATCCATTTGCTAGCCCCCTCGGCAGGGCGTTTCCTATTGTATCGAATTTCATATTATCAAATACATATCATGTGTCTATGGTAGATTGACTTTATAAATGCAGCAGATTGTAAAGTTAAACTGGAGAAATATATTGTCTAAATCATACATAAAAACTCAAGATTCCAACAAAGAAATCAAGCATTCTTTAGTTACACATCTTACATAAAATTGAACCAAAACTTGGAAAAAAAATGTTCAAGAATGATCAGCAGCTTAGCTTTAGCTGAAACAGTGTCAATTCTTGAGATGTTTGCTGCATAATCTGGCAATATGGCTTCTGCAACACATTCTACGCGAGCTCGACGATCTTGGGGCGCTTCTTAGGCTTCTGTTTCTTCGATTCTTGACACGAAGAATCTCCTACCTTCAACCCGAGCTTCAAAGATTCTGAGCCAACTTCAGTATCTTGTTCGTGATTCCCGTCTTCCTCTGCATCATCTTCGTCATCACTGCTATCTTCGTCTTCTGACCCGCTGCTGCTTTCCGCCATACGAACTGGTGGTTGATAACCGGCCATTGCAGACTCGGCTGCAGCAACGGCCTCCGGGGTGTGAAGATCAGCAATGCCCAGCATGAGATCCTGCCAACAAGCAAGCACATGTGAGAAAACGCAACTCTTAAAGTCTGAAATTCTAACGCAGTATTTACCATCTCGATGTATTTAGACTCGTCTCCACTGATCACTTCAATATCATAGCTATCGGGGCGTTCCTGCATTAAGTGGGAACCACGATCAGAGCTCGTGTTCGAGAAACTAACAATCAAATAAAAAGTTTGAAACTAGAATTTAGAAGTTAGATCGCGCCTTTGCATCCTCCATCAGTTTTTTGTTCGATTCTGATAGAACTCCTAAGAAGTCCTTCACCTTCCCCAGAACTGCAAGTAGCAAAAGATCCCCTCATCACTATAAACCAGATTTCATCGAGTCCAcaataacacacacacacattgagAACACACAGAGTCGAGaatgtttctttcaaatccATACGAGTTGACAAATTAAACTTCATACAAGAATCGGATCAATCGCCTCTGCCATAGAAGTCCAGACTCCATACATCTACATGCCAAAACAATGCTGATTTTTCAGCACCCGATTAACATAAAAGCTACCTCGCCTCAACCCCCGATTTGGATCAAATTCATACATCTCTAAGCAAAAGAAACACCCTAAATATCATAACAGGCACCTCACCTCACCTCAAACAGATCAAATTCATCATCATATGCAACTGGATTGTATCAATTGCCTCTTCCACTAAACggctaaaccctaaacccttaAAAGCAATGGCAGCGCCAGATCACACGATAGGCGCCTCAACTCAAACCAAGAACTTGACTAAGCAATGGTATAAAACTAACAAATCTGATTATAAGTTATCGAGAAACATAAGATCAAACCTAAAGCAGCTAGTCATTCATTCCCCTATACAACTTGGTCTAAGTTCTTATTTAGTTATAATCAGAGCACAAGCAACTTGATTTGTGATGGCTTAAAAGTCCATTAACAGAAACAAACACAGCATTTTGCAATGAGATTTTCTGCAATTGTGGCCCTCACACAAACACTCTGAAGTAAattactgataaaaaaaaaacctaggGTTTATCAATTATCATTCATCacagctagagagagagagagagagagagagagagagagtacattGGCTCTTGGGCAGCGGAGCCATGGTGGGCTTCTGACGAGAAGCATCAGAAGGAGCTAAAGGGAAATCTTTCTTGCATACAAAGAGTTTTGATTCTGCAAAATTGGCAATACACAAACTCTTCGCTGAGAATTGAGAAGAGAGCAAAACACGAAagctgaagagagagagaaaggagaatAAAGCAGTTAAGAAAGGGATTCTTGTACCTAAGTTTGAGGCGGAGGAGACGCCGGCTGGCTTGGCCTCCAGCTCCAAGAGGTCTTTGCTGTTGTTTTCCGCCATTGTCACTCTGTGTagaggaggaagagagagagtctaaaatctaaataaaattattaattcatcacaaaataaatTCGCTTTGTATTATTAGCCCCAAATCCCTAGCTTTTAAATTTGATAGAAGCCCTATTGTTTATGGGCCATTACTTTTGTACGACAACTCGATTACTCAATTAGTAGTTGGGCccaatattgaaaaaataaaaaataaagaagaattcacaattataaaaattggtattatgaaaagacaaaaaaaaagtataagttaaacaaataaaaatgaagataaaaaaattgaaaaatagaatTATTCAAAAGAAGATGAGAGcggaaatatttttttttccaaattttagtatttgaataaatataatttttacattttaaattaaatatttacataaaatatataaaactaaagTATATGTGTTGTAGTCCCAATCAAGACTAAATCATATAATTTCATGATTGTACACCTTTTCATCTTTAGggttcttattattttatttccttcATTTAATTGATTTATGAGGGTCTTGactttataattttcttttgtttggaTGAAAATGGTGATTTTCTTGACtttcttaattttcttttgcTTGGATGTAATTCTGCCACAGTTAAGCATGTAAGTTTTATGAATTAAACTTTCTTAGTAATTAGAGCACTGGTTTCTCCacaacattaaaatttaaaggTATAGTTAGATTACtgtttatatattttgtagttctctctttttttttttgtctgttTTCGAAGTGATCAGTTTCATTTGTTGAAaatttctataattttaatttatgcgCACTAAGTTACATTTGTTATTACCCGAATATAATCTTAATATATGCTAATTATCcgaatatattaaatttattaaatatctaaataatcTTAATATATGTTCACacatcttctgtgatctacaaacACTGGATATGTATATGCAATTACATTCATTATAATCAGATAGGAGAATAAATAACCATTATAATCAAAGCTTAGCTTGATCCATCTTCATAAGTGCAGGCTGCAACAATGGTGAATaacaaaaactgaaattaaTATGAGAAAGATATATATCTATGGGTATGGATGGTAAGGAAAGATGCAGTAAGGAAGGAAACGCTTGCACTTATGCGTGGGCACACCAAATCTACATGAAGCAACCGACTGCGGAGGAGCCGCCTGCGCATCCACCACATCCATAACAACTCGGGGAAGCTTTGAGTTTCTACTCACAGCTCCTTGTACAATGCAGAAATAttgcttcttcttc harbors:
- the LOC131009536 gene encoding nitrile-specifier protein 5, with translation MALPQGKWVKLEQKGVGPGARSSHAVAVVGQKVYAFGGEFSPRVPVDNHLYVFDLSDRTWRVADAKGDIPPPRVGVTMASIAETIYVFGGRDATHKELNEFYSFDTATDTWTLLSSGPPHRSYHSMTADGRRVYVFGGCGNAGRLNDLWAYDVVDRKWIGFPPPGESCKPRGGPGLAAVQGKIWVVYGFSGEELDDVHCFNPKAGRWSCVETSGEKPTPRSMFSSVSIGKYIFLHGGEIDPSDLGHLGAGKFSKEVYALDTETKVWKRWDDGPGSDSESRPGERGWCAFSGGRYDGQPGLLVYGGNSPSNDRLDDIFFFTPSL
- the LOC131009537 gene encoding uncharacterized protein LOC131009537, which translates into the protein MAENNSKDLLELEAKPAGVSSASNLESKLFVCKKDFPLAPSDASRQKPTMAPLPKSQFLGKVKDFLGVLSESNKKLMEDAKERPDSYDIEVISGDESKYIEMDLMLGIADLHTPEAVAAAESAMAGYQPPVRMAESSSGSEDEDSSDDEDDAEEDGNHEQDTEVGSESLKLGLKVGDSSCQESKKQKPKKRPKIVELA